Proteins co-encoded in one Sulfuricaulis limicola genomic window:
- the atpE gene encoding F0F1 ATP synthase subunit C — METLYGMTAVAVGIILGMGALGTAIGFGILGGKFLEGAARQPEMVPMLQVKMFIVAGLLDAVTMIGVGLALWFTTANPFVAALKAVAGN; from the coding sequence ATGGAAACTCTGTACGGCATGACCGCGGTGGCGGTGGGCATCATCCTCGGCATGGGCGCGCTCGGTACCGCGATCGGCTTCGGCATCCTCGGCGGCAAGTTCCTCGAGGGCGCCGCCCGCCAGCCGGAGATGGTCCCGATGCTGCAGGTGAAGATGTTCATCGTCGCCGGCCTGCTCGACGCGGTGACCATGATCGGCGTCGGTCTGGCGTTGTGGTTCACCACCGCCAACCCGTTTGTCGCGGCGCTCAAGGCCGTTGCCGGCAACTAA
- a CDS encoding F0F1 ATP synthase subunit B: MNIGITLIGQMISFALFVWFTMKFVWPPLMRAMERRQQTIADGLAAAERSKHDLELAQKKAGELMREAREQAADVIVEAGKRAGGIIDESKSNARAEGERLLLAARSEIELEANRAREQLRAAVAELAVAGATRILEKEIDRDAHAKLLDSVVAKL, encoded by the coding sequence ATGAACATAGGCATCACATTAATCGGCCAGATGATCAGCTTCGCGCTGTTCGTCTGGTTCACGATGAAATTCGTGTGGCCGCCGCTGATGCGGGCGATGGAGCGGCGTCAGCAGACCATCGCTGACGGCCTGGCGGCCGCCGAACGCAGCAAGCACGACCTCGAGCTGGCACAGAAAAAGGCCGGCGAGCTGATGCGCGAGGCGCGCGAGCAGGCCGCCGACGTCATCGTCGAGGCCGGCAAACGCGCCGGCGGGATCATCGACGAATCCAAATCGAATGCGCGCGCCGAAGGCGAGCGCCTGCTGCTGGCCGCCCGTTCCGAGATCGAGCTCGAGGCCAACCGCGCGCGCGAGCAGCTGCGCGCGGCCGTGGCCGAGCTGGCCGTGGCCGGGGCCACGCGCATCCTGGAAAAGGAGATCGACCGCGACGCGCACGCGAAGCTGCTCGACTCCGTGGTGGCGAAACTCTAG
- the atpB gene encoding F0F1 ATP synthase subunit A has translation MSTGTATVTSTDYIIHHLTNLRQGEGLWQVNIDTLFFSIALGAVFLVIMGLAARRATSGVPGGLQNFAEILVEFVDRQVKDTFHGRNPVIAPLALTIFCWVFLWNLMDLVPVDVLPEFGKLLGVHYLRVVPSTDLNATFGLSLTVLLLIVFYSLKVKGPVGYAKELLTHPFGPYLFPANLLLNVVELLAKPISLALRLFGNLYAGEMIFILIALMYGAGWLLGPLAGVLQLGWAIFHLLIITLQAFIFMVLTIVYLSMAHEESH, from the coding sequence ATGAGCACCGGCACCGCGACGGTCACCTCGACCGACTACATCATTCATCACCTGACCAACCTGCGTCAGGGTGAGGGCCTGTGGCAGGTCAACATCGACACGCTGTTTTTCTCCATCGCCCTCGGCGCCGTATTTCTCGTCATCATGGGGCTGGCGGCACGCCGGGCCACCAGCGGCGTGCCTGGCGGCTTGCAGAATTTCGCCGAGATTCTTGTGGAGTTCGTCGACCGGCAGGTGAAGGACACCTTTCACGGACGCAACCCCGTAATCGCGCCGCTGGCGCTGACGATCTTCTGCTGGGTGTTCCTGTGGAACCTGATGGACCTGGTGCCGGTGGATGTGCTGCCGGAGTTCGGCAAGCTGCTGGGCGTGCATTATCTGCGTGTCGTGCCGTCGACCGACCTGAACGCCACCTTCGGTCTTTCGCTCACGGTGCTGCTGCTCATCGTTTTCTACAGCCTCAAGGTCAAGGGGCCCGTGGGCTACGCCAAAGAGCTCCTCACGCATCCTTTCGGCCCGTACTTGTTCCCGGCCAACCTGCTGCTCAACGTGGTCGAACTGCTGGCCAAGCCGATTTCGCTGGCACTGCGTCTGTTCGGCAACCTGTACGCGGGTGAAATGATTTTCATCCTGATCGCGCTGATGTATGGTGCCGGCTGGCTGCTCGGCCCGCTCGCCGGGGTACTGCAGCTCGGCTGGGCGATCTTCCACCTGCTGATCATCACCCTGCAGGCGTTCATTTTCATGGTGCTCACGATCGTGTACCTGTCCATGGCGCACGAAGAGAGTCACTGA
- a CDS encoding ATP synthase subunit I, translating to MTGIATAYKIVLAQLMVTLVAGIMAWVALGHAIAVAVVAGGLINVIANLYFALHVFRGGVRPADAVMRSFYVAEAAKLLLTAGLFALALVVLKLAAVPLLTGFVVTLAGYWLALLPAGPVLRWIRT from the coding sequence ATGACCGGAATCGCAACCGCTTACAAAATCGTTTTGGCCCAGCTGATGGTGACGCTGGTGGCCGGGATCATGGCGTGGGTGGCGCTGGGTCATGCCATTGCTGTCGCGGTGGTGGCCGGCGGCCTGATCAACGTCATCGCCAACCTTTACTTCGCGCTGCATGTCTTCCGTGGCGGGGTGCGGCCGGCTGACGCGGTCATGCGCAGCTTTTACGTGGCCGAAGCGGCGAAATTATTGCTGACCGCCGGGCTGTTCGCGCTGGCGCTCGTGGTATTGAAACTGGCGGCCGTGCCGCTGCTAACCGGTTTTGTCGTGACACTCGCGGGCTACTGGCTGGCGCTGCTGCCGGCCGGTCCGGTGCTGCGGTGGATCAGGACATGA
- a CDS encoding CBS domain-containing protein: MLVKEIMTTSVRAAGPEDPVREVAATMCFHKFSGLPVVDAAGKIVGVISEKDILHGMFPKFEDLVASSGLVDFEALEHEYQNMVSLKVGDLMSQKIITVGPEMPVLKAASIMFRNRIRRIPVQQDGKLVGIISIGDVHKAIFKQNLTKIA, translated from the coding sequence ATGCTCGTCAAAGAGATTATGACCACCTCCGTTCGTGCCGCAGGGCCGGAAGACCCGGTCCGGGAAGTGGCCGCGACCATGTGCTTTCACAAATTCTCCGGCCTTCCGGTGGTGGATGCCGCCGGCAAGATCGTGGGGGTGATTTCGGAAAAGGACATCCTGCACGGGATGTTTCCCAAGTTCGAAGACCTGGTGGCAAGTTCGGGCCTGGTGGATTTCGAGGCGCTCGAGCACGAATATCAGAACATGGTGAGCCTCAAGGTCGGCGATCTCATGAGCCAGAAGATCATTACCGTCGGACCGGAAATGCCGGTGCTGAAGGCCGCCTCCATCATGTTTCGCAACCGCATCCGTCGCATCCCGGTGCAGCAGGACGGCAAGCTGGTCGGCATCATCAGCATCGGCGACGTGCACAAGGCCATCTTCAAGCAGAACCTGACGAAGATCGCCTGA